The Rhodothermus marinus DSM 4252 DNA segment AGTTGTCGCTCACCCACGAGAAATTCCCGAACAGCGCCCAGCGTGCATTGGGCGTCCACTGCACGGCCACATCGGCCCCGTAGTAGTCCACATCACCGAAGTTCACGTAGGTGAGCAGCAGCTCGGGCTTGCGATTCGGATCGAAGTTTTCCACCGGTTCGATCAGGCCGATCGGGTTGGCCGCCAGACTCGCCGCCGCCTGCTGGTAAATTCCGGCCAGCGTCTGCCGATCCAGTCCGTAAGCGGCCAGCTCCTCGTCGGTAAAGGCATTCATGATGGCCGCTGCCAGATCGCCCGCCACACCGGGTGCCACCACCAGCGGCGTAAAGGGCTGCAACTCGCTGATAAAGTTCTTTTTGCGCGTGTAGTACAGGTCGATCGTCACCAGCAACTGGTTGGCGAACAACCCCTTGTAGCCCAGCTCGTAGGAGTTCGTGATCGTCTGACGGGCGGCCGGAACTTTCTCCAGGCTCGTGAGCACTTCGCCCGCCGTGCTGACCATCAACCCCGACGAAAAACCCTGAATCTGGCTGGCCTTGCTGAGCAGCAGCGAGCGCAGGGCGGCCAACGGTGCCCCCTCTGCTGTAAGGCCCGCCGTCACGGCCTGGTAGGCCACGGCCAGTGGAATACCCACGCCGGGCCAGGCGCGAATGCCGGGAATGAAGCTGGAAGTCTGCACCTGGCTTGGGAAGGTCCAGCCATCGACGGCACCGACCCCGCGCACGCCAAACGGCCCGCGGTCTTCGATGAACAGGTCCAGGAAGAGGTTCACGCCGGGCGGGGTCGTGAAGGCGCGGTTGTAGGTGGTGCGGAAGCTGTGCGTGGGCGAGGGCTTGAAGACGAGCGCCACGCGCGGCGAAAACTGCGTTTTCTGAATTACATCGTCGTAGTCCAGCCGCCCGGCCAGCACCACGTCGAGCTGCTCGGTCAGGCGCGTCTCGGACTGCACGTAGCCGCCGACCTCGTTCGTCTCGTCGCGTCCTTCGAAGCGGCCGTGGATCGTGCCGCCCGTGCGGGGCACCGTGCGCCGGTAGTCGGCCCCCACGATAAAGCTCTGGCGGTCGTCCAGCACGCTGAAGCTGTACTGCGCCTGCGCGGCCATCAGGAACGACTTTTCGTAGACCTCGACCGGCGTCCGCACAAAGTGCGTGTTGCCGGCATCATTCTGCGTGTAGAACACCTGCCCGAAGAAGCCGCCGGCCTGCAGCCGGAGCTGGCCGAAGTAGTTGGCAAAGTTGTCCGTGGCGTTCTCTCCGGTGTTGGCCAGAACCATCTGTTTGATCGAGGAATAGCCGCCGCTGGCCGTCAGCGTGGTCTGCGGTCCCAGTCGGTACTGGAGCGTACCGTAGACGTACCCCTGCCAGGTATCGTAATCGCGACCACCCCAGCGCGGGTGAATGGCCTCAAGCAGCTCGCGATCGTGCGGATCGTTCGGGTCCAGTTTCCAGTCCTCGCCCTGGCTATAGTAGCCCACGATCTTGTAGCCCAACCGGTCGTCGATGACGCCCGCATGCCGGAGCGCCCCCTGAATGATCGAGCGCTCGCCGCCGCCGAGCATCACCGACGTGCCCGGATAGGTCAGCGGATCCTTCGTGATGAAATGAATCACACCCTGCTCCACGCCGGCCCCGTAGAGTGCCGAGTTGGGACCCCGCACGACTTCGATCCGGGCCAGGTCGATCGGCGCGATGGGCATCGACGAAAACTCGTTGATGGCCAGGCTGGGCGTGGTGGCCTGTCGGTAGTCGACCAGCGCGTAGGTTTTGGCCACGAAGACCGAATTGAAGCCGCGCAGCGACACCTGGAAACGATTCAGGCTGGACTGTGAAATGTCCACGCCCGGCGTATAGCGCAGCGCGGCGGCCGTCGCATGGGTGGCCGTCTGCTCCAGATCGCGCGCGTCGAGTACCGAGATCGACGCGGGCGACTCCAGCACTTTTTCCTGACGGCGCGAGGCCGTCACCACCACGGGGTTCAGGCCGAGTTCGACCGGCGCCAGCGCCAGATCGACCGTTACCGTGGCACCGGCCGTCAGCGTGACCGTACGTTGGGCCTCGGCATAGCCGACAAAGCGGGCCACCACCTCGTAGGTGCCGGCCGGCAGGTCCTCCAGCCGGTAGCGGCCCTCCAGATCGGTAGCGGCTCCCCGAAAAGCCGTCGTCTCACCGGCTCGGTAGAGCACCACGTTGGCGCCGGGCAGCGGCTCGCCGCTTTCGGCGTCGGTCACCCGGCCCTGCAGCGTGGCCGTCGATTGCGCGGCCGCCAGACCGGGAAGGAGCACCAGCGCGGCCAGCAACCAGAGGCGCATGAGCATGTGGGGCATGGTCGTTTTCACAGGTTGGTTAACGGTGTTCACTTCCGGCGTTTATGAATCGTCCTGATTCGATCCTCAGGACTGGTGCTTCACGACAATCCGGCAATCTCACGTTCGCGCTTGACCAGTTCCCGCCGCAGGATCTTACCCGACAGCGTCTTGGGAATCTGATCGACGAATTCCACGCGCCGGATCTTCTTGTACGGCGCCACCCGCTCGGCCACGTAGGCCATCAGTTCTTCGGCCGTGGCCTGCATGCCGGGCTTGAGCACCACGTAGGCCTTGGGCACCTCACCCGCCTCTTCGTCGGGGCTCGGCACGACGGCCACGTCGGCCACGGCCGGATGCCCCTGCAGGATCTCCTCCAGCTCGGCCGGGGCCACCTGATAGCCCTTGTACTTGATCAGCTCCTTGACGCGATCGACGATGTACAGGTAGCCGTCCTGGTCCACACGGGCCACGTCGCCCGTGTGCAGCCAGCCCTCCTCGTCGAGCGTGTCGCGCGTGGCCTGCAGATTCTTCCAGTAGCCCTTCATGACCTGCGGGCCGCGGATCCACAGCTCGCCCGTTTCGCCCTCGGGCACGTCTTCGTGCGTGGCCACATCGACGATCCGGAATTCCGTGTTCGGCACGGCCACGCCCACCGACGAGAGCTTAATCGGAAAGCCGCGGGGCGTGAAGTGCGTCACCGGACTCGTTTCGGTCATGCCATAGCCCTGCCGCACCGTCACGTTCAGCCGCTCGGCGCACTGGCGGGCCACCGGCTCGGGCAGCGGGGCCGCACCGGAGTTGACGTAGCGCAGGCTGGAGAGATCGTACCGGTCCACCAGCGGATGTTTGGCCAGCGCCAGGATGATGGGCGGCACCAGAAAGGCCGTGGTGATCCGGTAGCGCTGGAGCAATTCCAGAAACTGCTCCAGATCGAAACGCGGCATGGTCACCACCGTGGCCCCCGCATGCAGCGCCATGCTCATGATGACCGTCATGCCGTAGATGTGGTAAAACGGCAGAATGCCGATGAGCACTTCGTCGTCCTCAAACTGCTCGACGGCCAGCGTCTGGGCGATGTTCGCCACGATGTTGTAGTGCGTGAGCATGACGCCCTTGGGACGCCCCGTGGTGCCGCTCGAGTACGGCAGCACGACGAGGTCTTCGCGCGGGTTGATGTCCACGGCCGGCGGTTCGGTCCCGTGCTGCAGCAGTTCGGCCAGCGGCGTGGCCCCGTCGGCTTCGCCGATCACGATCACCTCCTCC contains these protein-coding regions:
- a CDS encoding TonB-dependent receptor, encoding MPHMLMRLWLLAALVLLPGLAAAQSTATLQGRVTDAESGEPLPGANVVLYRAGETTAFRGAATDLEGRYRLEDLPAGTYEVVARFVGYAEAQRTVTLTAGATVTVDLALAPVELGLNPVVVTASRRQEKVLESPASISVLDARDLEQTATHATAAALRYTPGVDISQSSLNRFQVSLRGFNSVFVAKTYALVDYRQATTPSLAINEFSSMPIAPIDLARIEVVRGPNSALYGAGVEQGVIHFITKDPLTYPGTSVMLGGGERSIIQGALRHAGVIDDRLGYKIVGYYSQGEDWKLDPNDPHDRELLEAIHPRWGGRDYDTWQGYVYGTLQYRLGPQTTLTASGGYSSIKQMVLANTGENATDNFANYFGQLRLQAGGFFGQVFYTQNDAGNTHFVRTPVEVYEKSFLMAAQAQYSFSVLDDRQSFIVGADYRRTVPRTGGTIHGRFEGRDETNEVGGYVQSETRLTEQLDVVLAGRLDYDDVIQKTQFSPRVALVFKPSPTHSFRTTYNRAFTTPPGVNLFLDLFIEDRGPFGVRGVGAVDGWTFPSQVQTSSFIPGIRAWPGVGIPLAVAYQAVTAGLTAEGAPLAALRSLLLSKASQIQGFSSGLMVSTAGEVLTSLEKVPAARQTITNSYELGYKGLFANQLLVTIDLYYTRKKNFISELQPFTPLVVAPGVAGDLAAAIMNAFTDEELAAYGLDRQTLAGIYQQAAASLAANPIGLIEPVENFDPNRKPELLLTYVNFGDVDYYGADVAVQWTPNARWALFGNFSWVSDNFFDDEELGEPGTGREISMNAPRYKVAGGVEYTDPSGLSVNLAGRYVDKFEVRSGIFSGTVDSYFLLDLGLGYDLRGLTPGLRIDVLAQNVLNNEHREYIGAPKMGRLITTRLTYTVGGR
- a CDS encoding 4-coumarate--CoA ligase family protein, producing the protein MHIYRSPFPDVEIPEIPLPEMVFRRVDEHPDKPALIEGLTGHTLTYAQLREQARAFAAGLAARGFRKGDLLALYSPNLPEYAVVFYGVAMAGGITTTVNPLYTVDELAHQLEDAGARFLVTFPLFLENARAAAERAGVEEVIVIGEADGATPLAELLQHGTEPPAVDINPREDLVVLPYSSGTTGRPKGVMLTHYNIVANIAQTLAVEQFEDDEVLIGILPFYHIYGMTVIMSMALHAGATVVTMPRFDLEQFLELLQRYRITTAFLVPPIILALAKHPLVDRYDLSSLRYVNSGAAPLPEPVARQCAERLNVTVRQGYGMTETSPVTHFTPRGFPIKLSSVGVAVPNTEFRIVDVATHEDVPEGETGELWIRGPQVMKGYWKNLQATRDTLDEEGWLHTGDVARVDQDGYLYIVDRVKELIKYKGYQVAPAELEEILQGHPAVADVAVVPSPDEEAGEVPKAYVVLKPGMQATAEELMAYVAERVAPYKKIRRVEFVDQIPKTLSGKILRRELVKREREIAGLS